In the genome of Synergistota bacterium, one region contains:
- the dut gene encoding dUTP diphosphatase: MRENRVVLRIKREGEDIPLPSYITEGSSGLDLRAGEDVVIPPGEWRAVSTGLRISLPSGYEVQIRPRSGLALKYGVTVLNAPGTVDSDYRGVIKVILINHGRKAFWIRKGDRIAQMVIVKVEHAEVKEVDLLDETQRGEGGFGHTGLR; this comes from the coding sequence ATGAGAGAGAATAGAGTAGTTCTCAGGATTAAAAGGGAGGGGGAAGATATCCCTCTCCCTTCTTATATTACGGAAGGTTCCTCGGGTTTGGATCTTAGGGCAGGGGAGGATGTGGTAATTCCTCCCGGTGAGTGGAGAGCTGTTTCAACGGGTTTGAGAATATCCTTGCCTTCTGGCTACGAGGTTCAAATTAGGCCGAGAAGCGGTCTCGCCTTGAAATATGGGGTAACGGTTTTAAACGCGCCGGGTACAGTAGATTCGGATTACCGGGGAGTAATAAAGGTCATTCTGATAAATCATGGTAGGAAAGCTTTTTGGATAAGAAAGGGTGATAGGATAGCTCAAATGGTTATAGTGAAGGTAGAGCACGCTGAGGTTAAGGAGGTGGATCTTCTTGATGAGACTCAACGGGGAGAGGGGGGATTCGGACACACTGGTTTAAGATGA
- a CDS encoding polyribonucleotide nucleotidyltransferase: MVEIVEGDVGGRELSFEVGRVARQAHGATLVRYGGTVVLVTAVISEEVREGIDFLPLLVDYEERFYAAGKIPGGFFKREGRPSENAILSARLVDRSIRPLFPRGFRNDVHVVVTVLSYDQLNQPEILAINGASLALSISEIPFDGPVAAVRVGYIDGEFIVNPTEPELETSELDLVVAGTKDAIVMVESGAREIPEKVMVEAMAFAHEHIRKIIEIQERLIERLGKEKIRLEPPEKNEELSRIIRERWTQAIREALNIRTKIERNAALKKIEKEIYTELGEEFLGYEFQMKEEFEALLHETVRRMIVEEGVRADGRGWKDIRPITCEVGVLPRTHGSALFTRGETQALVITTIGVVGDEQIIDGLGEEEAKRFMLHYNFPPYSVREVRPMRGPGRREIGHGALAERALKAVIPSEDDFPYTIRVVSEILSSNGSTSMATVCGGTLSLMDAGVPIRSPVAGIAMGLIKEGDKIVVLSDILGLEDHHGDMDFKVAGTEKGITALQMDLKVKGISFDTLEAALEQAREGRLYILGKMREAISEPRPSLSPYAPRIMVAEINPDKIHEVIGPGGKIIRDIIRKTGAKIDIEEDGKVYISSPTEESGLKALEMIKNIAREVKEGDVFKGKVTRVTKFGAFVEIWPGKIGLVHISELSDRKIRSVEDVVKVGDEIEVMVIGVDSLGRISLSRRKVLESSKTKKPPFKRQGGYRRI; this comes from the coding sequence ATGGTGGAGATAGTAGAGGGAGATGTAGGGGGGCGAGAGCTCTCCTTTGAGGTTGGTAGAGTTGCCCGGCAGGCTCATGGAGCTACCCTCGTTAGATATGGTGGTACGGTAGTTCTCGTTACCGCTGTGATATCTGAGGAGGTTAGAGAAGGTATAGACTTTCTTCCGCTCCTTGTTGATTACGAGGAGCGTTTCTATGCTGCCGGGAAGATTCCTGGGGGGTTTTTCAAGCGTGAGGGGAGACCCAGTGAGAACGCCATCCTGAGTGCTCGTTTGGTCGACCGTTCCATAAGGCCTCTCTTTCCAAGGGGATTCAGAAATGATGTACATGTTGTCGTTACGGTTTTGTCATACGATCAGCTTAATCAGCCGGAAATACTTGCCATAAACGGTGCTTCTCTTGCTTTGAGTATATCTGAGATTCCCTTTGATGGTCCCGTTGCTGCTGTAAGGGTTGGCTATATAGACGGGGAGTTTATAGTTAACCCGACCGAGCCGGAGCTTGAAACCAGTGAGCTTGATCTTGTGGTAGCTGGGACTAAGGATGCTATAGTCATGGTTGAATCTGGGGCACGGGAGATACCTGAGAAGGTCATGGTGGAGGCGATGGCGTTTGCACATGAACATATCAGGAAGATCATAGAGATACAGGAAAGACTTATCGAAAGACTTGGTAAGGAGAAGATAAGGCTTGAGCCTCCCGAGAAGAATGAAGAGCTCTCTCGCATAATAAGGGAACGCTGGACTCAGGCTATTAGAGAAGCCTTAAACATTAGAACTAAGATAGAGAGGAATGCTGCTCTCAAGAAGATAGAAAAGGAGATATATACCGAGCTTGGAGAGGAATTCCTTGGGTATGAGTTTCAGATGAAGGAAGAGTTTGAGGCGTTGCTTCATGAAACCGTGAGAAGAATGATAGTTGAGGAGGGAGTAAGGGCTGACGGTAGAGGTTGGAAGGATATAAGACCCATAACCTGCGAGGTGGGGGTGCTTCCGAGGACGCATGGATCTGCCCTTTTCACGAGAGGTGAGACGCAGGCTCTCGTTATAACTACGATCGGTGTAGTAGGAGACGAACAGATAATAGATGGTCTTGGCGAGGAGGAAGCCAAAAGATTTATGCTTCACTATAATTTCCCACCTTATAGCGTTAGAGAGGTTAGGCCCATGAGGGGCCCTGGAAGAAGAGAAATAGGGCATGGAGCATTAGCCGAGCGTGCTCTTAAGGCGGTTATACCATCGGAAGATGACTTTCCCTATACCATACGGGTAGTTTCGGAGATCCTTTCGTCAAATGGTTCAACATCAATGGCGACCGTATGTGGTGGGACTCTCTCTCTTATGGATGCAGGTGTTCCTATAAGGTCGCCCGTTGCTGGAATAGCCATGGGATTGATAAAGGAGGGAGATAAAATAGTGGTTTTAAGTGATATCCTTGGACTTGAGGATCATCACGGGGATATGGACTTTAAGGTCGCTGGTACGGAGAAGGGAATAACCGCCCTTCAGATGGATCTTAAGGTGAAGGGGATATCCTTTGATACGCTTGAGGCGGCTCTTGAGCAGGCGCGTGAGGGAAGGCTTTATATCCTCGGTAAGATGAGAGAGGCCATTTCCGAACCTCGACCATCGCTTTCGCCTTATGCTCCAAGGATAATGGTTGCGGAGATAAACCCGGATAAGATTCACGAGGTTATAGGTCCGGGTGGGAAGATAATAAGGGATATAATAAGAAAAACGGGTGCCAAGATAGATATAGAAGAGGATGGAAAGGTTTACATATCCTCTCCGACTGAGGAAAGTGGGCTTAAAGCTCTTGAGATGATAAAGAATATAGCTCGTGAGGTTAAAGAGGGAGATGTATTTAAGGGTAAGGTTACAAGAGTTACGAAGTTCGGTGCTTTCGTTGAGATATGGCCTGGTAAGATAGGTCTGGTTCATATATCTGAGCTTTCTGATAGGAAGATAAGGAGCGTTGAAGATGTGGTTAAGGTTGGGGATGAGATAGAGGTGATGGTTATAGGTGTAGATAGCCTTGGAAGAATAAGCTTAAGCCGTAGAAAGGTCCTTGAATCGTCCAAAACTAAAAAGCCCCCTTTTAAGAGGCAGGGTGGATACAGGAGGATCTGA
- the rpsO gene encoding 30S ribosomal protein S15 has translation MSLSKEEKESIIKEYRIHESDTGSPEVQVALLTARIRHLTEHLKQHPKDFHSRRGLFKMVGKRRRLLAYLKDKDPRRYFELIRRLGLRR, from the coding sequence ATGTCTTTAAGCAAGGAGGAAAAGGAGAGCATAATAAAGGAGTATAGGATTCACGAAAGCGATACTGGTTCACCCGAGGTTCAGGTGGCCTTGTTGACGGCGAGAATCAGGCATTTAACAGAGCACCTAAAACAGCATCCTAAGGATTTTCACTCAAGAAGGGGTCTTTTTAAGATGGTTGGTAAGAGGCGTAGGCTTCTTGCCTATCTGAAGGACAAGGATCCGCGGAGGTATTTTGAGCTTATAAGGCGTCTTGGCCTCAGGAGGTAG